From Rhodococcus sp. B7740, one genomic window encodes:
- a CDS encoding DUF6461 domain-containing protein, translating into MVRIRDGLGTLLAAAGRRKYSVRHTGNCCRSAPECICDAGSRSRLRHVQGTRSTSLVSTPRLRGKDIRQPHPGLSSPRSTSLHRAQESTSPLDQDRRGAPFGLSENVNMRPCGMRSFQDYMFIPAQYEGWIGSGYVSTIVCAASPSEAIQALQADDSERVTASGVKDLVFAEWDLDAARKTDGLNTQLVGVIDLGGNNVLLVQQNSQYVAATGTYLEPLFRGRDIVSHSSLGSGERFVWWSNGQIVADFDPYHYDLEEAVAPKSVIDAARTIGGVGIDGPPPRNKGFPAVAGSFALADHLTQSRVSREVLATGIFGVVVVRTGPALPPAQPRTFESESSWAAVVDRYQKSYRLSRHGRASETTEGQVAEVRFWYRPLRSYLLEDEYGVRFVSDYRQNIWSRVDGVLVKDAPPMGLRVHPDSLVDLQKNWDVELSTLLAEETEGVAVEVGGRPAWQFDLPSGWQGLPSSVAFDSETGIALRRHTTFQTIEFIDLEVGTELPDELFTGE; encoded by the coding sequence ATGGTGCGGATCCGTGACGGACTGGGCACGCTACTGGCAGCCGCAGGACGAAGAAAATATTCGGTTCGCCATACCGGAAACTGTTGCCGTAGTGCGCCCGAGTGCATCTGCGATGCGGGTAGCCGCAGCCGACTGCGACATGTGCAAGGTACCCGTTCGACCAGTCTCGTCAGCACTCCTCGTCTGCGTGGCAAGGACATTCGACAGCCCCACCCGGGATTGTCTTCGCCGCGCTCGACTTCACTTCATCGTGCGCAAGAGTCCACATCCCCGCTTGATCAGGACAGACGCGGAGCTCCATTCGGATTGTCTGAAAACGTCAACATGAGACCGTGTGGTATGCGATCGTTCCAGGATTACATGTTCATTCCTGCCCAGTACGAGGGCTGGATCGGAAGCGGATACGTCTCGACGATAGTGTGCGCGGCGTCGCCATCGGAAGCCATCCAGGCGCTTCAGGCCGACGACAGTGAGCGTGTCACGGCATCGGGCGTCAAGGATCTCGTGTTTGCCGAATGGGATCTGGACGCGGCTCGAAAGACAGATGGCCTGAACACACAACTCGTCGGCGTCATCGATCTCGGTGGCAACAACGTTCTGCTCGTCCAACAGAATTCCCAGTACGTAGCAGCGACTGGGACGTACTTGGAACCACTGTTTCGAGGCCGAGACATAGTGTCGCACAGCAGTCTTGGTTCAGGAGAGCGGTTTGTTTGGTGGTCGAATGGGCAGATCGTGGCCGACTTCGATCCGTATCACTACGACCTCGAGGAAGCGGTAGCACCGAAGTCGGTAATCGATGCCGCGCGCACCATCGGCGGAGTAGGAATCGATGGTCCGCCGCCCCGAAACAAGGGTTTTCCCGCCGTGGCCGGGTCTTTCGCGTTGGCGGATCATCTGACTCAGTCGCGGGTCAGCCGTGAGGTACTGGCGACGGGGATATTCGGTGTCGTGGTGGTTCGGACAGGTCCCGCCCTGCCGCCCGCTCAACCCAGAACATTCGAGTCCGAATCATCCTGGGCTGCTGTCGTCGACCGCTACCAAAAGTCGTACCGACTGTCGCGGCATGGGCGAGCGAGTGAGACGACGGAGGGTCAAGTAGCGGAGGTTCGCTTCTGGTATCGCCCGCTTCGCTCGTACCTACTCGAAGACGAGTACGGAGTTCGGTTCGTCAGCGACTACCGTCAGAACATCTGGTCACGAGTCGATGGAGTTCTGGTGAAGGACGCGCCACCGATGGGCCTGAGGGTTCATCCTGATTCGCTGGTCGACCTGCAGAAAAATTGGGATGTCGAACTCAGCACGCTGCTTGCCGAGGAGACGGAGGGTGTCGCTGTCGAAGTCGGCGGGCGACCGGCTTGGCAATTCGATCTACCGTCCGGCTGGCAAGGTCTTCCGAGTTCAGTGGCCTTCGATTCCGAGACCGGGATCGCGCTGAGACGGCACACGACGTTCCAGACCATCGAGTTCATCGACCTCGAGGTCGGAACAGAATTGCCCGATGAGCTCTTCACGGGCGAATGA
- a CDS encoding DUF3618 domain-containing protein, whose translation MAKDTDRIEREIEAARNQLASTLDELSVRASPKNIVANTKQSVVAKLNEPAVKFTLLGVGAVVAVLVVRRIFN comes from the coding sequence GTGGCCAAGGACACCGACCGGATCGAGCGCGAGATCGAGGCCGCTCGCAATCAGCTCGCCAGCACCCTGGACGAGCTGAGCGTCCGTGCCAGCCCAAAGAACATCGTCGCCAATACCAAGCAGTCCGTGGTGGCCAAGCTCAACGAGCCGGCAGTGAAGTTCACTCTCCTCGGAGTCGGCGCAGTGGTGGCAGTTCTCGTGGTTCGCCGGATCTTCAACTGA
- a CDS encoding TetR/AcrR family transcriptional regulator, which produces MPRRRPTQERSQRKFDALLQASRELLSDVGFESFTCEEVASRAELPIGTLYQFFANKYVIVCELNRQDLVGVQQELAEFDGEVPSLDWVRFLNNFVDHMAGMWMTDPSRREVWLAMQSTPSTRATGVIHEREFAEQVSRMLGPLTPRTPRHRRNLMAQVLVHIVYSMLNFSVQDGQSHEDAVAELKRIMMAYLLVAEKESRRSGGSASDTEQA; this is translated from the coding sequence ATGCCGCGACGGCGTCCTACCCAGGAACGCAGCCAGCGCAAGTTCGACGCGCTGCTGCAAGCCTCACGCGAGTTGCTCAGTGACGTCGGTTTCGAGTCGTTCACCTGCGAGGAAGTCGCGTCGCGCGCCGAACTACCGATCGGCACCCTGTACCAGTTCTTCGCCAACAAGTACGTCATCGTCTGCGAGCTCAACCGCCAGGACCTCGTCGGGGTGCAACAGGAGCTCGCCGAGTTCGACGGCGAGGTGCCGTCCCTGGACTGGGTGCGCTTCCTCAACAACTTCGTCGACCACATGGCCGGCATGTGGATGACCGATCCGTCGCGCCGCGAAGTGTGGCTCGCCATGCAGTCGACACCGTCGACCCGCGCAACCGGGGTGATCCACGAGCGGGAGTTCGCCGAGCAGGTCTCGCGCATGCTCGGACCGCTCACTCCGCGCACGCCTCGGCATCGCCGCAACCTCATGGCTCAGGTGCTGGTGCACATCGTCTACTCGATGCTCAACTTCTCCGTGCAGGACGGCCAGAGCCACGAGGACGCCGTCGCCGAGCTCAAACGCATCATGATGGCGTACCTGCTCGTCGCCGAGAAGGAGAGCAGGCGCTCCGGCGGCTCGGCGAGCGACACCGAGCAAGCCTGA
- a CDS encoding putative quinol monooxygenase: protein MAAETAVLSGVTVIVSHKTLPNQRDAVRALWEKHMAPAVLDNPGHLAYYYGLDVDDPDGITAFQHYRTAEDALTFLQQPAYRAYEREVAPLLAGAPQVRSLVPTWIK from the coding sequence ATGGCAGCCGAAACCGCCGTCCTGTCCGGTGTCACCGTCATCGTCTCTCACAAGACCCTGCCGAACCAGCGCGACGCCGTCCGAGCCCTCTGGGAAAAGCACATGGCACCGGCCGTCCTCGACAACCCCGGACATCTCGCCTACTACTACGGTCTCGACGTCGACGATCCCGATGGCATCACAGCCTTCCAGCACTACCGCACCGCCGAAGACGCGCTCACGTTTCTCCAGCAACCCGCTTACCGGGCGTACGAACGTGAGGTGGCACCGTTGTTGGCCGGCGCACCACAGGTGCGCAGCCTCGTCCCGACGTGGATCAAGTAG
- the acpS gene encoding holo-ACP synthase AcpS — MAILGVGFDLVTVSDFAEQMEKVGTTMIRDSFTAGERRHAATKSSDPTRHYAARWAAKEAVLKAWATSRFARPPQIGDNPYPLIEVVNDAWGRPSIKLHGMAQEFLPTVKIHLSLTHDGDIAAAVAILEE, encoded by the coding sequence ATGGCGATCCTGGGAGTGGGTTTCGACCTGGTGACGGTGTCCGACTTCGCCGAGCAGATGGAGAAGGTCGGCACGACGATGATCCGCGACAGCTTCACCGCGGGCGAGCGCCGTCATGCCGCGACTAAGAGTTCCGATCCGACCCGCCACTACGCAGCACGGTGGGCGGCCAAGGAAGCAGTGCTGAAGGCATGGGCGACATCGCGATTCGCTCGGCCGCCGCAGATCGGTGACAACCCGTATCCGCTGATCGAGGTCGTCAACGATGCGTGGGGCCGGCCGTCCATCAAGTTGCACGGGATGGCGCAGGAGTTCCTGCCGACGGTGAAGATTCATCTGTCGCTGACGCACGACGGTGACATCGCCGCTGCCGTGGCAATTCTGGAGGAGTGA
- a CDS encoding dipeptidase — protein MPADSRPVDVRSAIASQMPRAKSELAELVRFASVHDPRQFPVEECTGAAQWVQRAFVDAGIPDVQLIETVDGSLAVVGSRPARAGAPTVLLYSHYDVQPPGDRTLWNSEPFELTERDGRWYGRGSADCKGNVIMHLLALRALGESLDVGVRIICEGSEEMGTGGLEALVEQRPELFVADMVVIGDTGNTKVGSPTVTTTLRGIANVVVHVETLAGEVHSGMYGGPAPDALAALVQVLSTLRNEQGDTVVDGLDGTQTWDGVPYDAEQFRADAGVLDGVGLAGSGSVAEAVWARPALTILGIDCPPVVGSAAAISPRASARLNLRVPPGTDPQRAQDALVAHLEARTPWNARVTVEREAIGSPFRAGTDGPGYAALSEALAEAFGHPMGTAGQGGSIPLCNALAQVLPDAEIVLMGVEEPRCRIHAPNESVDPSEIEKMAVAEALFLQRLAGSGSEDSDS, from the coding sequence ATGCCCGCCGATTCGCGACCCGTCGACGTTCGATCTGCAATCGCGTCGCAGATGCCCCGAGCGAAATCGGAGCTGGCAGAGTTGGTCCGGTTCGCCTCGGTGCACGATCCTCGGCAGTTTCCGGTCGAGGAATGCACCGGTGCGGCGCAGTGGGTGCAACGGGCATTCGTCGACGCGGGAATTCCCGACGTCCAACTGATCGAGACGGTCGACGGCTCACTGGCGGTCGTCGGTTCGCGGCCGGCTCGCGCGGGAGCGCCGACCGTTCTGCTGTACTCGCACTACGACGTTCAACCTCCGGGTGACCGAACACTGTGGAACAGTGAACCTTTCGAGCTGACCGAACGGGACGGCCGTTGGTACGGGCGGGGTTCGGCGGACTGCAAGGGCAACGTGATCATGCATTTGCTGGCGCTACGGGCACTGGGGGAGTCACTCGACGTCGGCGTGCGCATCATCTGCGAGGGTTCGGAAGAGATGGGCACGGGCGGGTTGGAAGCGCTCGTGGAGCAGCGACCCGAACTGTTCGTCGCAGACATGGTCGTCATCGGCGATACCGGGAACACGAAGGTGGGATCGCCGACGGTGACGACCACGCTTCGCGGTATCGCGAATGTAGTAGTGCACGTGGAAACGCTTGCAGGAGAAGTGCATTCCGGAATGTACGGCGGTCCTGCTCCCGATGCGCTCGCAGCCTTGGTGCAGGTGCTCTCCACGTTGCGGAACGAGCAGGGAGACACCGTCGTCGATGGTCTGGACGGAACGCAGACCTGGGACGGGGTCCCGTACGACGCCGAGCAGTTCCGTGCCGATGCCGGGGTGCTCGACGGCGTCGGGCTGGCCGGCTCGGGCTCGGTCGCGGAGGCGGTGTGGGCGCGGCCCGCTCTGACGATCCTGGGGATCGACTGTCCACCGGTGGTGGGGTCTGCTGCTGCGATCTCGCCTCGTGCGTCGGCACGGCTCAATCTGCGGGTACCGCCTGGAACGGATCCGCAGCGGGCTCAGGATGCCCTGGTGGCTCATCTGGAGGCGCGTACGCCGTGGAATGCGCGCGTCACCGTCGAGCGTGAAGCGATCGGATCGCCGTTTCGAGCCGGGACCGACGGGCCGGGATATGCGGCGCTGTCCGAGGCGTTGGCGGAGGCATTCGGGCATCCCATGGGGACGGCTGGCCAAGGTGGGTCGATTCCGCTGTGCAACGCGCTGGCTCAGGTGTTGCCGGACGCCGAGATCGTGCTGATGGGCGTCGAGGAACCTCGGTGTCGGATCCACGCTCCCAACGAGAGCGTGGATCCGTCGGAAATCGAGAAGATGGCCGTCGCCGAGGCGTTGTTCCTGCAGCGACTGGCCGGGTCCGGCAGTGAGGACTCAGACAGCTAG
- the bcp gene encoding thioredoxin-dependent thiol peroxidase codes for MTEYIKLEPGDTAPAFTLPDADGNDVSLADYAGKKVIVYFYPAASTPGCTKQACDFRDSLAELNGEGLEVIGISPDKPAKLAKFRDKEELTFPLLSDEEKTTLQAWGAFGEKKNYGKVYEGVIRSTFLVDEAGKIEVAQYNVRATGHVAKLRRDLAV; via the coding sequence GTGACCGAATACATCAAGCTCGAGCCGGGCGACACCGCTCCGGCGTTCACCCTGCCCGATGCCGACGGCAACGACGTCTCTCTCGCCGACTATGCAGGCAAGAAGGTGATCGTGTACTTCTACCCCGCCGCGAGCACCCCCGGCTGCACCAAGCAGGCCTGCGACTTCCGGGACAGCCTTGCCGAGCTCAACGGAGAAGGCCTGGAAGTCATCGGCATCTCCCCCGATAAGCCAGCCAAGCTCGCCAAGTTCCGCGACAAGGAAGAGCTGACGTTCCCCCTGCTCTCCGACGAGGAGAAGACGACGTTGCAGGCGTGGGGCGCATTCGGGGAGAAGAAGAACTACGGCAAGGTCTACGAGGGCGTCATTCGCTCCACGTTCCTCGTCGACGAGGCAGGCAAGATCGAGGTGGCGCAGTACAACGTCCGGGCCACCGGCCACGTCGCCAAGCTTCGCCGCGATCTAGCTGTCTGA
- a CDS encoding LLM class flavin-dependent oxidoreductase, which yields MHLGVDSFVSSVTDPTDGRVIAPEERMGHLLEEIALADQVGLYSFGIGEHHRSEYYDSAPSIILAAAAARTENIRLGSAVKVLSADDPVRVFQEFATLDLISKGRIDLVVGRGSFTESFPLFGLDLADYDSLFAEKLDLLLQIRDNVEVTWSGRHRPALTRQGIYPRPLQDPLPIWVGVGGTPESFARAGLLGLPLMIAIIGGEPRQFAPLVDLYRRAGAQAGHPPEQLKVGLHVFGFVAETTTAAADTIYPGWNEMFTKISRERGFARPSRQQFDATSGPNGAFFMGDPKTVADKILRVSDQLGGVDRLSLQMTNPRLAHSDLLRGIELLGTEVAPLVAGS from the coding sequence ATGCATCTGGGCGTAGACAGCTTCGTCTCTTCCGTGACCGATCCGACCGACGGCCGGGTGATCGCTCCCGAGGAGCGAATGGGTCACCTGCTGGAAGAGATCGCCCTCGCGGATCAGGTCGGGCTCTACTCGTTCGGCATCGGCGAGCATCACCGCAGCGAGTACTACGATTCGGCTCCGTCGATCATTCTTGCCGCAGCAGCCGCGCGCACCGAGAACATCCGACTCGGCAGCGCAGTCAAGGTGCTCAGCGCAGACGATCCGGTACGGGTGTTCCAGGAGTTCGCCACCCTGGATCTGATCTCCAAGGGCCGGATCGACCTGGTCGTGGGACGTGGATCCTTCACCGAATCCTTCCCTCTGTTCGGCCTCGACCTGGCCGATTACGACTCGCTCTTCGCCGAGAAGCTCGACCTCCTGCTGCAGATCCGCGACAACGTCGAGGTCACCTGGTCCGGTCGGCACCGCCCGGCACTGACCCGCCAGGGCATCTACCCGCGTCCGCTGCAGGATCCGTTGCCGATCTGGGTCGGCGTCGGTGGTACGCCTGAATCCTTCGCTCGCGCAGGGCTTCTCGGGCTCCCTCTGATGATTGCCATCATCGGCGGAGAACCTCGACAGTTCGCCCCGCTCGTCGATCTGTACCGTCGCGCCGGAGCGCAGGCGGGCCACCCGCCGGAGCAGCTGAAGGTGGGTCTGCACGTGTTCGGCTTCGTCGCCGAGACCACGACGGCCGCAGCCGACACCATCTACCCCGGCTGGAACGAGATGTTCACCAAGATCTCTCGGGAACGTGGATTCGCTCGGCCCAGCCGGCAACAGTTCGATGCCACCTCCGGTCCCAACGGTGCGTTCTTCATGGGAGATCCGAAGACGGTGGCGGACAAGATCCTGCGAGTGAGCGATCAACTGGGAGGTGTGGACCGGCTGTCGTTGCAGATGACCAATCCGCGACTGGCGCACAGTGACCTGTTGCGCGGGATCGAACTCCTCGGCACCGAGGTCGCTCCTCTGGTCGCAGGTAGTTAG
- a CDS encoding lipase family protein: MKLPWVTFASFALAGALVMSAAPVSAAPVAADFYGAPVVGLEAYAPGSIVRRESVPQLDLLGARTERILYRSADPRDRAVAVSGLLVTPTRAWDGAGPRPVIAYAPGSYGVADRCSGSTEQGLTTTMPALLPLLAQGYQVVTTDYQGLGTPGEYEFLGRVAGARALLDAARAAAHETGAPVVLYGYSAGGVASAAAAELASTYAPELSVVGAFVGAAPTDPVVRVEGQDGSAWAATMLYTIDGLIGAHPDLADRIRALFNDRGRAALDAAQDFCTTDALAYGPLRSEDLTADGSSLGELMTGPVLGPLTVANTVGFTAPVAPVMIVHGVHDASVEIEQSRLLAQRWRAAGAVDITVREFDFGTELVPEFDHTATNVAAYPEVIGWIDRLVAQA, from the coding sequence ATGAAACTCCCATGGGTCACCTTCGCTTCGTTCGCCCTTGCCGGGGCGCTCGTCATGTCGGCTGCACCCGTCTCGGCGGCTCCCGTCGCTGCCGATTTCTACGGAGCGCCCGTCGTCGGCCTGGAGGCGTATGCACCCGGGTCCATCGTGCGCCGAGAATCAGTGCCGCAGCTCGACCTCCTGGGAGCACGCACCGAACGCATTCTGTATCGATCGGCCGATCCCCGCGATCGTGCGGTGGCGGTGTCGGGGCTTCTGGTGACACCGACTCGGGCGTGGGACGGTGCCGGACCCCGGCCCGTGATCGCCTATGCGCCAGGAAGTTACGGGGTTGCCGATCGTTGCTCGGGGTCGACCGAGCAGGGACTGACAACCACGATGCCGGCACTGCTCCCACTGCTGGCGCAGGGGTACCAGGTGGTCACGACGGACTACCAAGGGCTCGGAACCCCGGGTGAGTACGAGTTCCTGGGCCGGGTCGCCGGCGCCCGTGCACTGCTGGACGCGGCACGGGCCGCAGCACATGAGACCGGCGCGCCCGTCGTGCTCTACGGATACTCGGCGGGCGGCGTCGCATCGGCCGCCGCCGCAGAGCTCGCATCCACCTACGCGCCCGAGTTGTCCGTGGTCGGGGCCTTCGTCGGTGCCGCTCCGACCGATCCGGTGGTCCGCGTCGAAGGCCAGGACGGCTCCGCATGGGCCGCGACGATGCTGTACACGATCGACGGTCTGATCGGCGCACACCCCGACCTCGCCGACCGGATCCGCGCCCTCTTCAACGATCGCGGACGTGCGGCACTCGATGCGGCACAGGACTTCTGTACCACCGACGCGCTCGCGTACGGACCGCTGCGATCCGAGGATCTGACTGCTGACGGCTCGTCCCTGGGAGAATTGATGACCGGGCCCGTGCTGGGGCCACTGACCGTGGCGAACACCGTCGGGTTCACCGCGCCCGTCGCGCCCGTGATGATCGTGCACGGCGTCCACGACGCGTCCGTCGAGATCGAGCAGAGCCGACTGCTCGCGCAGCGTTGGCGCGCCGCGGGTGCCGTGGACATCACCGTCCGCGAGTTCGATTTCGGAACCGAGCTCGTTCCGGAGTTCGACCACACGGCCACGAACGTCGCTGCCTACCCCGAGGTGATCGGATGGATCGATCGACTTGTCGCGCAGGCGTGA